A segment of the Campylobacter vulpis genome:
TACTTACCGCACCATACCTTTGAAAATCAAACATCTTTTTTAGAGCAAGACAGATTTTCGCCCCCTTTAAACGCAAATTTTTTAAAGAAATTTCAAAAATGCTATCTCCATTTAGCACGAAAACTTCTCTCCCCTCGCAAAGCTTTAAAGCCTGTTTTATCGCTCCTCCCGTGCCAAGTGGCTCTTGCTCGATACTATATTTTATCTTTATACCTAAAAACTCATTTTTAAAATGCTCTTGTATCACTTCATATTTGTAAGAAACGGCTAAAACTACACTTTTAACGCCCTGTTTTTTCAAATATTCAAAGATAAATTCCAAAAAAGGCTTCCCCCCCACAGCCGCCATAGGCTTAGGCACATCTTTTACCACAGCCCTAAGCCTCGTGCCAAGCCCTCCACAAAGGACGATAGCCTCCACTAAAAGCCCTTACCAAAAAGCTCCTCCTCCACTATCGCACATAAAATATGCTCAATGACAAGGTGGGCTTCTTGTATGCGTGGAGTGCAAGAACTTGGCACTTTGATACAATAATCACACAACTCATTCATCACTCCGCCACTTGCTCCTGTAAGTCCTACGCTTAAAATTCCCTTTTGCCTACACACTTTCAAAGCTTCTAAGATATTTTTAGAATTTCCGCTCGTTGAAATTCCTATAAATACATCTCCGCTTACCCCTTGTGCCTCAAGCTGTCTTGAAAAAAGCTTTTCATAACCATAGTCATTACCTATGGCAGTTAATATACTCGTATCCGTTGTAAGTGCAAGGCTTGGAATGCCGGGTCTATCAAAATAAAAGCGACTCACAAATTCCCCCGCCATATGCTGTGCGTCCGCTGCACTTCCGCCATTTCCTGCAATGAGAGTTTTTTTACCATTTTGATACGCTTTAATCAGCTCTCTTGCGACCTTTTCTATAAGGGAGATTAGCTCTTCGTCCCTTAAAATTTGCTCCTTTACTCTCAAACTCTCTTCAAAATGATTTTTAATATACGCCTTCATACTCTCCACGATTTTACTCCTTCTTTAATAAATGAAAAATTTGCTACATAGCCACCTTGCTTGTTTAAAAGCTCACAAAGGCGGTATTTTTGCGTTGGCTCACAGAGGAAAAACATAAAGCCTCCAGCCCCAGCACCGCTTGTTTTCCCACTATAAGCACCATTACTCACAGCTAGATGATAAATTCTTTCAAGCTCGTCATTACTCACTATCTCACTTATAGTCTTTTTACTTCTCCAACTTCGCTCTAAAATTTCGCCAAGCCTCTTAAAATCTGCTCTAAACAAAGCCTCTTTCATATCAATGGCGTCTTGTTTGATGCTATGCATCGCTTCAAGACTTTTTGAATCTCCTAATTTACCCTTTTTATGCTCCTCTATGTCCTTAGCCTCTCTTGTGATGTTGGTAAAATAAAGCACCACCCTACTTTCTAACTCACTCACAATGTAATTTCTAATACGCAAGGGATTTACAATCACGCGTTTATCGGCGTAAAATTCCATAAAATTAAAGCCTCCAAAGGTTGCAGCATATTGATCCTGTGCACCGCCGACTATACCTAAATCCTCCCTTTCTATCTCGTAAGCTAATTTTGCGATTTCATACTCGCCTAAGGGCAAATTCAACCACTCTGCATAAGCCTTTAACATACCAACAACTAAGGTCGAACTCCCACCAAGCCCCGAGCCACTAGGCACATCACTATAAGTATGTAAAGAAAAGTTTAAAGGTTTTTTAGCATAATCTTTCACAATACGGTTATAAACAGCTTTGAAAATATCAAGTTTGCCGTCATTTTCTAAGCTTAAACGACTTTCATATTCGCAATACCCACCCGTATCTGGGGAGTCAAAGATGATTTTATTATCCTCTCTTTCTATGAGAGTGCAATGCACAAAAAGCGAAATAGTCGCATTTAAAACATAACCTGTGTAGGTATCGCAGTATAAATTAATGTCCGTCCCCCCGCCAGCAAGTCCTAAGCGAAGGGGAGTTTGTGAGCGTATAGTCGCCATTGTTTTCCTTTATATTTTTGCAATTTTAACAAAAAAAGCTAACCAAATAACTCTAACACCAGTCCAAAAAGACATTTTTTACCCCTCTTTTTTGAAACATTACTATCTTTTCTTTTAAAATTCATAAAAGGTGCCTTTTAATTTATAAAAGAATTTGTATAGAACTTTTATCTTCATTCATATCAAGTCTTTTAGCATTAGAAAGCTCTTCAATTGCAACATCAATTAACAAAAATCCATTTTTATAGTATTAATCACACAAATGAAATTATCTTTTACAAGCAACTCTTTATTTCAAAAAACTTAAATAGTTTTTCATCTGTAGTAAAGCTTGAGAATTTTATTTTCACCTAAATTTACATTTATTTTATAAAACTTTAAAATATAGACCTCTTTAGTCTTTTTTCTTGTTTTTAGTTCTTTAAATCATAGATGTGAAATTTTTACTTTTTCTCATGTATAATGTTTAAGTCATTTTGTTACAAAAATATTTTTCGCATCATTTATAAGTTATCAATAAATTTACTTATTATGTTCATTAGAAATTTTAAAATTTTGTCTACTTAATGTAATTGAATAATCATTTTCAAAATAAAAACAATCTACATAAACTTTTCTTACTGAATATTGATTATCAATCTTTATATTAACATTTTTTTATTAACAAAAATAATTATGTTATATTAAAATCAAAGATTTTAGTTTGATTTTTAAGATTCACAACACCTCTCATATCTATCCTTTTACCTTTTTCTTTGAAGTTATTTAACATCTTGATTTTTATTACAAAAATTTTGAGATGTATCTACATTAGAAAATAATTTATTAATCTCGTCTATACGGTATACACATACCACCTAAGCAAAAGTATCCAATTTACAATTCATTAACATTAAATCCTTTCCATCATCAACTACCGCAAAAAATATTGTTAAGAAACTTATCTGTTTGTATTATGTAAGTATCATAAAAGTTTATTGTTGGTTTTACTATTGTCGAAAGATTACTACTATATAGTTTTTTCCCAAATAATTATAAATTTATTTACTATAAAAATTCAATTGTATTGATTATTCAATTCTCCTAATTAGATGCTTTTTAAAATATTAATAAAAAATTTTTAAATATTGAATATTTTTCCAAATTATATCTATTTTCCATGCTAATAATTTCAGATTTTATTTCAATAATTAATCTAAGAAATTTATTAAATAAAATCGATTTTTCACCATTTTTATAAGTTAATTTCACACACAATACCTTACAATTTAACATTAAAGAAAAAGAAAATTTAAAAGTCTTTGTTAATAGTGATAGCATAGCCTCTCTTGTAGCTTTTTGCAACAGACTTGATGGGCTTATCTCTGTGGATACTGGCATAGTGCATCTTTGTGATATTTTACAAATTCCAAGCCTCATTTTTATCCCAAAACATACTTTTTATAGGTTTAGTGGCGGAAGCTATGGAGGGAAATGTGAAAAATTTTCTCTAGAAAATGGTTATCAAAAAAACTATGCTAAAATTATGCAAATTTTTTATAAAAAAGCAAATCACTTTACTACAAGGATTAAAAATGAAAATTCTATCTAAAATGGCACTAGTTGCTATTATTTCACTTGTAGTGATTTGACACTGATAAATAAATTTTATAATAATTTGTAAAATACCATAAATATTAAGAAATTCTTATTGTAGTGTCGCCAACAAACACTTAAAATTTTAGATAGAAAAAGCTTATCAAATCCCAACGAGTTTACTTATGATAAAAGTATAGATATAATAAAGTTTAAATTTTAGAGTTGCATTGCTCCAAACAGGACTTTTAACCATGAAACAATTCAAGATTTAGGTTCTAATTATAAAAAACTTAACAAAGCTTTTAATTTATTTCTTAAAAAACAATTCAAATGTTAATTACAATATGCAAAGACGGGTAAGAAGAGCCTGTATTTTCATATGTAAAGTCAAAGAAGTTGAAATTATTATTATAGATAAAAGAAAGGAAAATATAATTTGGAGAAAGGTTACTCAAAAATGTTTTGAGAATGAACATTATATTTGGTGTAAGACTATATGATTCATGCTTAAAGAAAAATAAAAAACTTTTAGATTAATACAAGAAGTGATGGTAACAAATTTAATGAATGGAAGAATTTTAGTTCTAAGCTAACATATAACTAAAACCTGCAAATGGCAAGATGCTATAAAAACGATAAAGGAATCCAAATTAATAAAGAAATGGCAGAAAGGAAGGGATTCGAACCCTCGAAAGCTTGCACTTTACACGCGTTCCAGGCGTGCTCCTTCAACCGCTCGGACACCTTTCTATGATAAGAAAGAAAATTATAGCTAAAAATTTTATAAAATCAGCCAAATTTTAGTAAAAAAAGATATAATTACACTTTCACAAGTCAGGGTAGCTCAGCTGGTTAGAGCGCTGGTCTCATAAGCCGGAGGTCGGGAGTTCAAGTCTCCCCCTTGACACCAAAATAATCCCACGCTACTTTAATGATAGTCGCTCCCACAACAACTAAAAATAACACTTTAATAAATTTCCCATTTGTTTTTAGCACAAGCTTTGAGCCTAAAAACGCCCCTAAAACCTGCCCCACACCCATTAAAAGTCCCACAAGCCAAAGCACATCATAAAGCCAAAGAAAGATAAAAAGAGCGATAATATTACTTGAAAAATTAAGAATTTTTGTATTAATACTAGCCTTTTTCATATTGAAACCCAAAAATAACACACAGGCAAAAATCCAAAAAGACCCTGTCCCCGGACCCAAAAAGCCATCATAAAAACCTAAAATTAGCCCAAAAATGAGATGAAAAATTTTAATATTGCGAATTTTAGGCTCACTTTCTCTTTTGCCAAGGCTAGGCTTAAAGACTGTGTAAAGAAAGGTAAGACTTAAAAAGATTAAAATAATAAGCTTTAAATGCTCATCTTTAATAAGCAAAACGCTCCAAGTTCCAAAAGCCGCCCCAAGTGCTGTAAAAAACACGCCCCAAGCAAGATGCTGGAGAGTGGTAGAGCGAAAATAAGTCGCTGCTGCTGTGAAAGAGCCAAAAACGCTTTGAAGCTTATTGGTCGCTAAAGCAAGGTGTGGCGGGATACCACTTGCCATAAGAGCTGGGATAGTGATAAGCCCACCTCCACCTACGATAGAATCGATAAAGCCCGCAAAAATAGCCACACAAAAAAGAATCGCATAAACGCTTAACTCAAGCTCCACTAGCTCCCCCCTGCCCTAATCTATAAAGGGCGAAGTCGTATTTAATAGGGTCATTAAAATCATATTCTTTTAATTTTTGCGTGAGTTCTAAAACCGCCTTAAAATCATAGCTTTTACGCTTTAAAAGTCCCAAATTTAACGCCATTTTCTGCGTGTGTGTGTCAAGAGGGATTAATAAATCTTTCGTTGAAATTTGTTTCCAAAGCCCCATATCAAGCTCGTCTTTACGCACCATCCAACGCAAAAACATATTATAACGCTTTAAAGGGGATTTTGGCTCGTTTTGCCAAGCTGTGCCAAAAAAGTGCGTGTAACCTTTACTTGTATAATTATTAATTTGATAAACTAAATTAATGAAATTTTTAATTCCATCAACAAGCTTGCCGCTTTTTTTATAAGGTTTTGTAAAAATTTCCTCTAAATCATAGGCTTTTTTAAGTCTAGCAAAAGTGATGAAAATTTGCTTAATGTCCTCACTTGTTTGAAAGCGGTATTTAAGGTCTTTAACGCCCTCTATAATCTTTTTTTCCTCTTTATCGATGAGAGTAAAATCAAGGCTTTCTAAAAATTTCATAATATTTTTAGCACTTCCATAAGAAAATAAAGCACACATTAAGGCGATATAAGGATCGCTAAATCGTTTAGCCACCTGCAAGGGGTCGGCAAATTCTTTTAAGCCTCTTTCAGTGTTTTTCTCGCTTACAAGGGCATCAAGTTTAGTTTTTAGCAAAGCCTCTCTCTCAATTTTTCATTTTTTTTCATTATAATCCTTATCAAAGAAATTTGAAAAGATTATAATACACTTTTTTAAATTAAGATTTAAGCCCTAGTAAAGTATCAAGCATTTGATCAACCGTTGTTACGATTTTAGCCGCTGCACCGTAGCTTGACTGCCACTGGATAAGTGCGGCTAATTCCTCATTAGTATTTACCCCACTTTTACTTTGATACTCGGCATAAACAGAATTATAAAGAGTCATATTACTTTTATGAATCACATTATTATTTTCCCCATCACTTGCAATTTTTCCTGTAAATTTGCGGTAATACTCCTCCATAGTTAGCTCATCTATTGTGCCGTCTTTATTGTAAAAACTAACCTTTTTATACTGAAGTTGTATGATTTGATTTGCCATATCATTACCACTATCTACGCCGTTTTTACTCGCTCTTACCGTGCTAGGGTCATTTAAAAGACTATCTTTAATTCTAATATCACTCGCATCGCTTCCACTGAAAAAACCCCCCACACTAAAAGCACCAGCAAAATTTGTGCCTTTATCCTCTAAAGAGACCTTAAAGCCACTTTTGGCATTGATTTGAAAAAGTCCGCTATTACTTTTAGAATCGTAAGAAAAACTTGCATTGATGAAATCATCGACATCGTTCCCAGCGTTTTTATCACCATTATCATCTGTGTTAGCATTGATTTGACGCATTAAATCGTCCATCGTTGTCGATACATCGATTGTAATACTCTTTCTAACCTTTTCATTACCTTTTTCATCATAAATGACAATGTCAAAAGTTCCAGCCTGTATCGTCCTATCGTAGTTCATCAAAGGCACATCACCCGTTAAGCCCTCCAAATAATCAGAAGTCGCCGAATTTTTCGCTGAAGCGGCGTAAAGATTATTTGTTTCATTAATCAAAGTTTTAGAAAAGGTATTTAAAGAATCTATATAATTTTGAATAATTCCATTATCATAAGTTCCCTCAAGCTTATCATAATCACGCCCCCTTAAATCAAGCTGTGCCCCGAGCTGACCGCCTTTAAGTTTCGCAGTAAGGTCGTGAATTTTTTCATCTGGAGTTTGATAATAAATACTATAAGATTTATTTTTATCATCATAATCAAGCTTTAAAGGGTGAAAATTCACCCCATCAACGATGGTAAAGCCCTCAACGCTAAGATTGTAATGATGTCCGGGGTCGGTTATAGTTTGCTCAAAGCGATTATCTTGCACAATTTCATTTTTACTTGCTACCGCACTTACAAGTTTAGAAAGTGTAAGTTCAAGCTCATCACGCCTATCTCTCAATTCGTTCGCATGGTCAGTCGGTAAAGCCTCCTCGCCATAAATTTGCTTATTTAAATACGCAATTTCTTCGCCGATTCTATTAATCTCTTCAACGGTTGATTTAATATCATCATTCACTTTTTGTTGAATTTTTTTAAGTGTGCTATGTGCTTCATTAACGCTTTCTGCTAAAGTTTTAGTCGCATTAACAAGGGCGATTTTAGTAGCGTTTTCGTTAGGATTAGACGCAAAGTCGTTCCAAGCTTTATTATAATTTTCTAAATTATTTAAAATCCCTGTATTTTTAAGGTCTGGGAAGCGTTGCGAAATTTCTTCTAAAACCTGACCTAAATAGCCTGTGTATTCTTGCTGTGTGCTAGCATTTTTAAGCTTAAAATAGGCGTGTTCATCGTGAAGTCTCACTATGCTTTCTATTGCCGTTCCTGTGCCAACTTGCACTCCACCTGTGGTAATATAGCCATTTGTCGTTTGTACAACTCTTTGGCGTGTGTAAAAAGTGGCGTTTGCATTTGAGATATTATTACCTGTAGTAGCGATTTGCACTTCGCTAGCTTTTAAGCCTGTAACTCCTGTATGTAAGGTTGCAAAGATACCCATTTCTCACTCCTTTACACTTTCATTTTAAAAATTTCTGGGATATGTTCTTTATCTCCATAAGCATTATTTGTTCCACCATTAATGTCAAACATTGTATTGACTAAGCCGTCTAAAAAATCTTTTACAATGAAGACATATTTGGCGTATTCTTTATTTTTGGTGTGTAGGGTTTGAAGATTTTGCTTGAGTAAGTCAAGCTTTTGCTTATCCTCCTCATCAAGCATTTCGCTAAGTCCTTTTGCAGAGCTGTTATTTAAAGCCACTAAAGCAGCGTCAAGCTCTTTTTTAGCTGTTACAAATTTAGCGATGAGTTCGTTTTTAACCTCGACACTAGGAGCAACCTTGTCGTGTTTGGCAACCTGTATATCTTTAATATCTTCTTCGGTTAATTCTATCATTTCTGTTAAGATAGCATTAACCTCATCTAAGCATTTTTTTAGCATTTTTTCTCCTTTCCTAGTCAAAAAGGAGAAAAAATTTAGATTAAAGAGTCTGCTACCGCCGCTGCTGTGGCTTTTAAATCAACTTGATATGTGCCATTTTTAATTTGCTCAGCTATTTTAGAAACTCTATCGTTTTCCACTTTTTGACTTTGCTCTGTTTTTGCCTCTCTCTCAACCTTGCCGGTGTTATTTAAAGAAGCACTAGCGACATAACTTTGTTGTATAGGATTTATCATTTCTGCCTCCTTGATTTATAATCCTCTACAAACTATATCGACTAAAATTACAAAAACTTAACCCCTCTCTTTCAAAAAATCAAATAATAATTTTGAAAAGCCCATTCCTCCACTTAAAGCCTTACTCATCGTATCGTTATACATAGAAGAATAAATTTCACTACTCGCATCTTTACCAAAAAGTGAATTTTGGTTTTTCAAAGAGATATCTAAAACAGACTTAATCAAAAAAGCTTCAAAAGCGTCTGTTTGCTCCTTTAAAGCCTTTTCTTCATCTGTTTTAGCAATAACCTCATTATCTTGCTCCTTAAAATATGCCGCAAAATTTGCGTCCGCTTTTTGCGAATTTGAGCCTTTAGCCACTTTTTCCAAAAGCACACTAGATCCCATACTATAAGTGCTTAAAAAATGATCTACTTTCATCATATCACCTCTAAGTCTGCATTAATAGCACCTGCACGCTTTAAATTTTCCATTATGGCTATAATGTCATTTGGCGTTGCACCTAACTTGTTTAACATTCTTGCAATATTAGCCACCGTTGTTTTAGGATTTGAAATCCTAAGGGTATTTGAAGTCGGGTCAATCGCACCGCCGTCCTTCATATCAATCTCATTTTGCGCTATGGCATTTTGGTTATTTGGGTCGATTTTTATCGTAATATCCTTATGCGTAATAAGCACAGGCTCAACCTCCACATCAACACCCGCTATCACAGTGCCTGTTCTTTCATCGATGATAACTTTACTTTGCGGAGTATAGGCTATATCTTGCTCTAAAACTCTTGCCATAAATTCCACAGCACTAAATTCTTCTGGTTTATTAAGCTTTATCGTGCGTGAATCAATAGCCTTAGCCACACTTTCATCAAAAACACTATTTAAAACTCTTTCTATATCGTGAGCGGTTTTAAAATCCGCCGTTTTAAGGCTTAGAGTTAAGTCGGTATTTTCATTAAAATTTTGCGGAATTTCTCTTTCAACATTTGCCCCACCCATCACACTTGCCGCTGTGGAGTGTGAGCCTGCTCCGCCCGGTCTAGCTGTTAATCCTCCAGTAGAAAGTGAGCCTTGTGCTATGGCATAAATTTCGCCATCAATACCTCTTAAAGCTGTGAGTAAAAGTGTGCCACCCTGTAAAGATTTCGCATCGCCTAAAGATGAAACCGTGATGTCAAGCTTGTCGCCACTTTTTGCAAAGGCTGGAAGCTTTGCGGTAACCATAACTGCGGCGGTATTTTTAGACTTGATGTCGGCTGGATCGACCTTGATGTTCATACCTTGCAAGAGATTTGAAACAGATTGTAAGGTAAATTTAGAACTTGTGCCATCGCCACTGCCATTAAGTCCTACAACAAGACCATAGCCTATGAGCTGATTGTCTCTAACGCCCACCGTGTTGGCTACTTCCTTAATTGGCACTGCAAAAAGCACCACACTCAAAGCACAAAGGCTTAATAAGAATTTCATAGATTACTCCTTTAATCTTCAACTTAAATCACAAATAAGCAAAAATAGTTCCACTTTTGAAAGAACTTAAAAAAACTGAAATTTAAAGTTTAATTAAGTATTTTTATATATAATTACATTTCTTTATTTTGTGTTGGCCCATTCGTCTAGCGGTTAGGACATCGCCCTTTCACGGCGGTAACACGAGTTCGAGTCTCGTATGGGTCACCACCTCCAAACTTAAGATTTTAAGCAAATATTTTTTAATCAGCTTTTTATCAATTACTGCAAAAGAAAAAATTAAGAGATGTTTTGAAATGTATGAAAGAGAGGAGCTTACTCCTCTCTTTTTTTAATGATCATAAGAAAAGCTAGGCTCGATTTGTTTCTTTTTAGAAAGCTCTTTATACCAGTAGCTATGCAAAATATACACTTCTTCTTCTTCTTTATAGCCACTTACCATAGAATGAATACTGCCTTTAATCGCAAACACAGCCATATAAATATGCACACCAAAAAACACCGCACACACTATGCCTAAAAGATTATGTATAATCGCACTGAGCCTTAAAAGTTCAATATGACTAAGCCCAAAAATACTTTGCACAGGAGCAGAATTAAAGTCTAAGAAATACATAAATCCGCCTGTGAGTATCATTAAAAAGCCTCCAAAAACAGCTATGTAATACCACGATTTCTGCCCGAAATTAAATTTCCCAGCTGGCACGGGCTTTTTTTCCTTGCTTAAATAGCCTCCCACTATCATCAGCCATTTAATATCATAACTTGCTGGAAGCATTCTCTTAATCCACCAAAAAAACATAGGAATAATAGAAATGATAAATAAAATAGTCGCAATGGCGTGCAAATTCTTACACACCCTTACAAAAAGTCCGCCACCAAAAGTCGTTCCAAACATCATAATAAAACCTGTCGGCACTAAAATCACCCACGAAAGTGCAGCGATAAAATGAAAAAGTCGTTCAAAAAGTGAGAAAGCGTAAATTTTCTTTCCTGCGTGAGAGAATTGCTTAGGACCTATGACCATATAATGCAAAGCAAAAGCTGCTAAAACGGCAATCACACTAAGCAAAGCTAAGGTAGCAATATATTCGCCTTGTAAAGTTGTCCAAAGCTTACCAAAAATGTCATAATTTGCAATATTTGTAATACGATTATAATCCCAAATTTGCGTATCTTGCCCCATTCTTTCTTCACCATAGGCAAATAAATTGACAAAACAAAGAACAAGTAAAAAAAGCTTTTTCATAAACGCTCCTTTCCTGTGTAGGCTATTTTCCACTCCATACTTTCGCTTGGAGCTTTAATGCCGTATTTTCTACTTTCCAATCTATGCTGGTAAATTTCCTCTATTTTAGAGGACTCACCTACCAATAAAGCCTTAGTTGAACACATCGCTGCACATACAGGCACTTTACCCTCGGCGATTCTATTTTGTCCGTAAAGCTCTCTTTCTTTTTGCGAATTTGTCGCTTCAGGACCTCCTGCACACATAGTGCATTTATCCATAATGCCCTTATCTCCAAAGACACTACTTTGTGGAAATTGTGGTGCGCCAAAAGGACAAGCATAAAGGCAGTATCCGCACCCTATGCAAATTTCTTTATCGTGCAAAACCACTCCATCGCCTCTAATATAAAAGCAATCCACAGGACACACAATCGCACAAGGTGCATCATCGCAATGCATACAAGAGATAGAAGTCGAAACTTCTCTCCCCTCCTCACCCTCATTAAGTGTAATGACACGGCGGCGGCGTATATTTATAGGTAATTCGTGTGCTTCATCACAAGCGACAGAGCAACCATTGCAATCAATACATCTTTCATTGTCGCAAAAGAATTTCAAGCGTTCTTTTTCTAAATTTGCAAAATTAATCTTACTCATCTTATACTCCGTCTTTTGAAATTCGGCACAAGCCACCCTTAGTTTCTGGAATTTGACACATAATGTCATAACCATAATTTGTTACCGTATTTGCACTTTCTCCACTTGCATAAGGCTTTGTACCTTCAGGAAAATTATGCGTTAAATCCACGCCTTGCATTACGCCTGTAAAGTGGAAAGGAAGGAAAATCATATCTTCAGCTACGCCGTTGTTGATTTTCACACGCACTTTAATCTTCGTGCCCTCAGGCGAATGCACCCATATCATATCGCCTTTTTTAATATTTTCTTGTTGAGCTAATTTTTCATTAATCTCACAAAACATCTCAGGCGTCAGGCGAGTAAGATACATAGAAGCCCTATTTTCCATACCTGCACCGTTCATATTGACAAGACGCGCAGTAACAAGATTAAGAGGAAATTCCTTAGAATAATCCTTAGCCTGCTGCACGGAAATAAATTTCGTATCCACTCTATAAAGAGCTTTTTGGTCTTCAAAGCTAGGATATTTTTGCACCAAATCATTTCTTGGAGAGTGAAGTGGCTCTCTGTGAAGCGGAATTTGATCTTTAAAGGTCCATACCACAGCTCTAGCCTTAGCGTTACCATAAGGCACTATGCCTTTTTCCATACATTTTGTAGCGA
Coding sequences within it:
- the hddA gene encoding D-glycero-D-manno-heptose 7-phosphate kinase gives rise to the protein MATIRSQTPLRLGLAGGGTDINLYCDTYTGYVLNATISLFVHCTLIEREDNKIIFDSPDTGGYCEYESRLSLENDGKLDIFKAVYNRIVKDYAKKPLNFSLHTYSDVPSGSGLGGSSTLVVGMLKAYAEWLNLPLGEYEIAKLAYEIEREDLGIVGGAQDQYAATFGGFNFMEFYADKRVIVNPLRIRNYIVSELESRVVLYFTNITREAKDIEEHKKGKLGDSKSLEAMHSIKQDAIDMKEALFRADFKRLGEILERSWRSKKTISEIVSNDELERIYHLAVSNGAYSGKTSGAGAGGFMFFLCEPTQKYRLCELLNKQGGYVANFSFIKEGVKSWRV
- a CDS encoding formate dehydrogenase subunit gamma, with product MKKLFLLVLCFVNLFAYGEERMGQDTQIWDYNRITNIANYDIFGKLWTTLQGEYIATLALLSVIAVLAAFALHYMVIGPKQFSHAGKKIYAFSLFERLFHFIAALSWVILVPTGFIMMFGTTFGGGLFVRVCKNLHAIATILFIISIIPMFFWWIKRMLPASYDIKWLMIVGGYLSKEKKPVPAGKFNFGQKSWYYIAVFGGFLMILTGGFMYFLDFNSAPVQSIFGLSHIELLRLSAIIHNLLGIVCAVFFGVHIYMAVFAIKGSIHSMVSGYKEEEEVYILHSYWYKELSKKKQIEPSFSYDH
- a CDS encoding flagellar basal body P-ring protein FlgI — protein: MKFLLSLCALSVVLFAVPIKEVANTVGVRDNQLIGYGLVVGLNGSGDGTSSKFTLQSVSNLLQGMNIKVDPADIKSKNTAAVMVTAKLPAFAKSGDKLDITVSSLGDAKSLQGGTLLLTALRGIDGEIYAIAQGSLSTGGLTARPGGAGSHSTAASVMGGANVEREIPQNFNENTDLTLSLKTADFKTAHDIERVLNSVFDESVAKAIDSRTIKLNKPEEFSAVEFMARVLEQDIAYTPQSKVIIDERTGTVIAGVDVEVEPVLITHKDITIKIDPNNQNAIAQNEIDMKDGGAIDPTSNTLRISNPKTTVANIARMLNKLGATPNDIIAIMENLKRAGAINADLEVI
- the gmhA2 gene encoding D-sedoheptulose 7-phosphate isomerase — encoded protein: MKAYIKNHFEESLRVKEQILRDEELISLIEKVARELIKAYQNGKKTLIAGNGGSAADAQHMAGEFVSRFYFDRPGIPSLALTTDTSILTAIGNDYGYEKLFSRQLEAQGVSGDVFIGISTSGNSKNILEALKVCRQKGILSVGLTGASGGVMNELCDYCIKVPSSCTPRIQEAHLVIEHILCAIVEEELFGKGF
- a CDS encoding flagellar protein FlgN, producing the protein MLKKCLDEVNAILTEMIELTEEDIKDIQVAKHDKVAPSVEVKNELIAKFVTAKKELDAALVALNNSSAKGLSEMLDEEDKQKLDLLKQNLQTLHTKNKEYAKYVFIVKDFLDGLVNTMFDINGGTNNAYGDKEHIPEIFKMKV
- the flgK gene encoding flagellar hook-associated protein FlgK, whose protein sequence is MGIFATLHTGVTGLKASEVQIATTGNNISNANATFYTRQRVVQTTNGYITTGGVQVGTGTAIESIVRLHDEHAYFKLKNASTQQEYTGYLGQVLEEISQRFPDLKNTGILNNLENYNKAWNDFASNPNENATKIALVNATKTLAESVNEAHSTLKKIQQKVNDDIKSTVEEINRIGEEIAYLNKQIYGEEALPTDHANELRDRRDELELTLSKLVSAVASKNEIVQDNRFEQTITDPGHHYNLSVEGFTIVDGVNFHPLKLDYDDKNKSYSIYYQTPDEKIHDLTAKLKGGQLGAQLDLRGRDYDKLEGTYDNGIIQNYIDSLNTFSKTLINETNNLYAASAKNSATSDYLEGLTGDVPLMNYDRTIQAGTFDIVIYDEKGNEKVRKSITIDVSTTMDDLMRQINANTDDNGDKNAGNDVDDFINASFSYDSKSNSGLFQINAKSGFKVSLEDKGTNFAGAFSVGGFFSGSDASDIRIKDSLLNDPSTVRASKNGVDSGNDMANQIIQLQYKKVSFYNKDGTIDELTMEEYYRKFTGKIASDGENNNVIHKSNMTLYNSVYAEYQSKSGVNTNEELAALIQWQSSYGAAAKIVTTVDQMLDTLLGLKS
- a CDS encoding TIGR02757 family protein; translation: MLKTKLDALVSEKNTERGLKEFADPLQVAKRFSDPYIALMCALFSYGSAKNIMKFLESLDFTLIDKEEKKIIEGVKDLKYRFQTSEDIKQIFITFARLKKAYDLEEIFTKPYKKSGKLVDGIKNFINLVYQINNYTSKGYTHFFGTAWQNEPKSPLKRYNMFLRWMVRKDELDMGLWKQISTKDLLIPLDTHTQKMALNLGLLKRKSYDFKAVLELTQKLKEYDFNDPIKYDFALYRLGQGGASGA
- a CDS encoding TSUP family transporter; protein product: MELELSVYAILFCVAIFAGFIDSIVGGGGLITIPALMASGIPPHLALATNKLQSVFGSFTAAATYFRSTTLQHLAWGVFFTALGAAFGTWSVLLIKDEHLKLIILIFLSLTFLYTVFKPSLGKRESEPKIRNIKIFHLIFGLILGFYDGFLGPGTGSFWIFACVLFLGFNMKKASINTKILNFSSNIIALFIFLWLYDVLWLVGLLMGVGQVLGAFLGSKLVLKTNGKFIKVLFLVVVGATIIKVAWDYFGVKGET
- the hddC gene encoding D-glycero-D-manno-heptose 1-phosphate guanosyltransferase translates to MEAIVLCGGLGTRLRAVVKDVPKPMAAVGGKPFLEFIFEYLKKQGVKSVVLAVSYKYEVIQEHFKNEFLGIKIKYSIEQEPLGTGGAIKQALKLCEGREVFVLNGDSIFEISLKNLRLKGAKICLALKKMFDFQRYGAVSIDEKGEIVEFKEKSFCKEGLINGGIYLLSKDIFERFSFLGHFSFEEFLSTNFKVLKARAELFEDYFIDIGIPQDYEKFSRLKGER
- a CDS encoding flagellar biosynthesis anti-sigma factor FlgM; this encodes MINPIQQSYVASASLNNTGKVEREAKTEQSQKVENDRVSKIAEQIKNGTYQVDLKATAAAVADSLI